The following coding sequences are from one Melanotaenia boesemani isolate fMelBoe1 chromosome 17, fMelBoe1.pri, whole genome shotgun sequence window:
- the sf3a3 gene encoding splicing factor 3A subunit 3: protein METILEQQRRYHEEKERLMDAKTKEMLHKKSTLREQINSDHRIRAMLDRYMDVSANLRDSYEDKDGMRRDELAAISGPNEFAEFYNRLKQIKEFHRKHPNEISIPMSAEFEELMKARDNPSEEAQNMVDFTDEEGYGRYLDLHDCYLKYINLKGVEKLEYITYLSSFDLLFDIPKDRKNAEYRKYLEMLLEYLQDYTDRVKPLLDQNDLYGKVLVDFEKKWDNGTFQGWPKETSSALTHAGAHLDLSAFSSWEELASLGLDRLKSALMALGLKCGGTLEERAQRLFSTKGKSLESLDPSLFAKNPKAKGPKKDTERNKEIAFLEAQVYEYVEILGEQRQLTHENVQRKQARTGEEREEEEEEQLSESESEDEDNEIIYNPKNLPLGWDGKPIPYWLYKLHGLNINYNCEICGNYTYRGPKAFQRHFAEWRHAHGMRCLGIPNTAHFANVTQIEDAVSLWAKLKSQKALERWMPDTEEEYEDSSGNVVNKKTYEDLKRQGLL from the exons ATGGAGACTATTCTAGAACAACAGCGTCGTTACCACGAAGAGAAAGAGAGGCTAATGGACgcgaaaactaaagaaatgttaCACAAAAAGTCCACG CTTCGGGAACAAATTAATTCTGACCATCGAATAAGAGCCATGTTGGAT AGGTATATGGATGTGAGCGCAAACCTCAGAGACTCCTATGAAGACAAAGAcgg CATGAGGAGAGACGAACTTGCTGCCATTTCAGGGCCAAATGAGTTTGCTGAGTTCTacaacagactgaaacagatAAAGGAGTTTCACAGAAAGCATCCGAATGAG ATTTCCATTCCAATGTCTGCAGAGTTTGAAGAGTTGATGAAAGCCAGAGACAACCCCAGTGAAGAGGCTCAGA ACATGGTGGATTTCACCGATGAGGAAGGATACGGCCGCTACCTGGATCTCCACGACTGCTACCTGAAGTACATCAACTTGAAGGGAGTGGAG AAACTGGAGTACATCACTTACCTGTCTTCATTCGACCTGCTCTTTGACATCCCCAAGGACCGGAAGAACGCTGAATACAGGAA GTACTTGGAGATGCTGCTGGAGTACCTGCAGGACTACACAGACCGGGTCAAGCCTCTGCTGGACCAGAACGACCTCTATGGCAAAGTCCTGGTAGACTTTGAGAAGAAGTGGGATAACGGGACCTTTCAAGGCTGGCCA aAAGAGACGAGTAGTGCTTTGACACATGCTGGAGCTCATCTGGACCTTTCAGCTTTTTCCTCTTGGGAG GAGTTGGCGTCTTTGGGGTTGGACAGACTGAAGTCGGCTCTCATGGCGTTAGGACTGAAATGTGGAGG gACTCTGgaggagagagctcagagactCTTCAGCACTAAAGGCAAATCCCTGGAATCACTGGATCCGTCTCTGTTTGCCAAGAATCCCAAAGCCAAAGGCCCGAAAAA AGACACGGAGCGGAACAAGGAAATTGCCTTCCTGGAAGCTCAAGTCTATGAGTATGTGGAGATCCTGGGG GAACAGAGGCAGCTGACTCATGAGAATGTGCAGAGGAAGCAGGCTAGGACGGGAGAGGAGcgcgaggaggaggaggaagagcagctgaGTGAGAGCGAGAGCGAAGATGAAGACAACGAGATCATCTACAACCCTAAAAACCTGCCGCTGGGCTGGGATGGAAAG CCGATCCCATACTGGCTCTATAAACTCCACGGTCTGAACATCAACTACAACTGTGAGATCTGTGGAAACTACACCTACAGAGGACCCAAAGCCTTCCAGAGACACTTTGCA GAGTGGAGGCACGCTCACGGTATGCGATGTCTAGGAATCCCCAACACGGCTCATTTTGCTAACGTCACACAGATCGAGGACGCTGTCTCCT TGTGGGCAAAGCTGAAGTCCCAGAAGGCGTTGGAGCGGTGGATGCCTGATACGGAG GAGGAGTATGAGGACTCGAGTGGGAATGTGGTCAACAAGAAGACCTACGAGGATCTGAAGCGACAGGGATTGTTGTAG